A genome region from Calditerricola satsumensis includes the following:
- the mutM gene encoding DNA-formamidopyrimidine glycosylase → MPELPEVETVARTLRELVVGKRVREVEVRLPKIVKRPADPAAFAAQLAGQTVRGTGRRGKYLKVFFDDVVLVSHMRMEGRYTLCASDDPKEPHTHVVFRFADGTELRYRDTRQFGTMHLFPRGAEEHAPPLSVLGPEPLDPAFTEEDFAARLRARRTRLKALLLDQTFLAGLGNIYVDEALFGAGLHPERPAHTLTADEAVRLYHSIRQTLMRGIARGGASVRTYRNGKGEMGMFQLELDVYGRRGEPCRRCGTPIARIVVAGRGTHLCPSCQA, encoded by the coding sequence GTGCCGGAGCTGCCCGAAGTGGAAACGGTGGCCCGCACGCTGCGCGAGCTCGTCGTCGGCAAGCGCGTGCGGGAGGTGGAGGTGCGCCTGCCCAAGATCGTCAAGCGCCCGGCGGATCCGGCGGCCTTTGCCGCGCAGCTCGCAGGCCAGACGGTGCGGGGGACGGGCCGCCGGGGCAAATATTTGAAGGTCTTCTTCGACGACGTGGTCCTCGTGTCGCACATGCGCATGGAAGGGCGGTACACGCTGTGCGCCTCCGACGATCCCAAGGAGCCCCATACCCACGTTGTGTTCCGCTTTGCCGACGGTACCGAGCTCCGCTACCGCGACACGCGCCAGTTCGGGACGATGCACCTCTTTCCGCGCGGGGCGGAGGAGCACGCGCCGCCCCTGTCCGTCCTGGGACCCGAGCCCCTCGATCCGGCCTTTACCGAGGAGGACTTCGCCGCCCGCCTGCGCGCGCGGCGCACGCGGCTGAAGGCGCTGCTCCTTGACCAGACGTTCCTGGCCGGACTGGGTAACATCTACGTCGACGAAGCGCTGTTTGGCGCCGGCCTGCATCCGGAGCGGCCGGCCCACACCCTGACGGCGGATGAGGCGGTGCGGCTCTATCACAGCATTCGCCAGACGCTGATGCGCGGCATTGCCCGCGGCGGGGCGTCGGTGCGCACGTACCGAAACGGGAAAGGCGAGATGGGCATGTTTCAACTGGAGCTGGACGTGTACGGCCGCCGGGGCGAGCCCTGCCGCCGCTGCGGGACGCCCATTGCGCGCATCGTTGTGGCCGGACGGGGGACGCACCTGTGCCCGTCGTGCCAAGCGTAA
- the coaE gene encoding dephospho-CoA kinase (Dephospho-CoA kinase (CoaE) performs the final step in coenzyme A biosynthesis.), which yields MRLGLTGGIACGKSTVLAMFARRGIPTVDADVLARRVVEPGEPAWREIVERFGADILLPDGRIDRKRLGALVFADEAARLDLNRIVHPRVRAAMWHEVEEAERRGAKLVVCDVPLLFESGLEDRFDAVMVVYVPPEEQLRRLMARDGLTREEALARIRAQMPIEEKRRRADYVIDNSGPLAATERQVDAFLRQVGVRP from the coding sequence ATGCGACTGGGATTGACCGGGGGGATTGCGTGCGGCAAGAGCACCGTCCTGGCGATGTTTGCCAGGCGCGGCATTCCGACGGTGGACGCCGACGTGCTCGCGCGCCGCGTCGTCGAGCCGGGCGAGCCGGCGTGGCGGGAGATCGTCGAGCGGTTTGGGGCCGACATCCTGCTTCCCGACGGCCGGATCGACCGCAAGCGGCTTGGCGCCCTCGTGTTTGCCGACGAGGCGGCCCGGCTCGACCTGAACCGCATTGTCCACCCGCGGGTGCGCGCGGCCATGTGGCACGAGGTGGAGGAGGCCGAGCGGCGGGGCGCGAAGCTGGTCGTATGCGACGTGCCGCTTCTCTTTGAGAGCGGGTTGGAAGATCGTTTCGACGCGGTGATGGTCGTCTACGTGCCCCCGGAGGAGCAGCTCCGGCGGCTGATGGCCCGCGACGGCCTCACCCGGGAGGAGGCCCTGGCCCGCATCCGCGCCCAGATGCCGATCGAGGAGAAACGCCGCCGCGCCGATTACGTGATCGACAACAGCGGCCCCCTTGCCGCCACCGAGCGGCAGGTGGACGCCTTTCTCCGCCAGGTGGGGGTTCGGCCATGA
- a CDS encoding replication initiation and membrane attachment family protein has protein sequence MTAPTLKDAYVVRFIRPIAPAELGYVLHLYQPIIGHAACALYLTLLFSVPQDSGVPQTGMFRWLVATTGLSLDALTQARRRLEAVGLLRTFHVSRDDGDAVFEFLLYPPLPPARFLADDVLNVLLFNALSPAQYRALVDRYGADERDVHAAHRLLSPHAARTELTAAFGDVFVAVSPETLSRESGAEAERESAAAREGRAMPEMDPFAEGAVSFGTVIDEAELEAYLPEGFPRVAEWPQGLREAVQRLAFLFGLDAYALSVHLQDPFVCGDDGVPDAERLKQVIKQAYLHRSKGKWPRIAERVQPPALRTVQGEPKSREEAHIRTLETLSPVRLIERHQGGAPVSEADLRIVEALLEDYRLPPGVVNVLIEYVMITNDYKLPRNLVFKIAAHWKRKKVQTVPEALAVAREEHQLYQQWRGGRDASATKGQGKGERRARRASGGEEKLASSIAHQLEREREGAYEERRERPIAEDEELLRLVYELEARKKGKS, from the coding sequence ATGACCGCGCCCACCCTCAAAGACGCATACGTGGTTCGGTTCATCCGGCCCATTGCTCCGGCGGAACTGGGGTATGTGCTGCACTTGTACCAGCCGATCATCGGCCATGCCGCCTGCGCGCTGTACCTGACGCTGCTCTTCAGCGTGCCGCAGGACAGCGGCGTCCCGCAGACCGGGATGTTCCGCTGGCTCGTGGCCACCACCGGGCTTAGCCTTGACGCGTTAACCCAGGCGCGGCGTCGCTTGGAAGCCGTCGGGCTGTTGCGGACCTTTCATGTCTCGCGCGACGACGGCGATGCGGTTTTCGAGTTTTTGCTCTATCCCCCCCTTCCGCCGGCGCGCTTTTTGGCCGACGACGTGCTCAACGTGCTCCTCTTTAACGCCCTCAGCCCGGCCCAGTACCGGGCGCTTGTCGACCGGTACGGCGCGGACGAGCGCGACGTCCACGCGGCGCACCGCCTCCTGTCCCCCCATGCCGCGCGCACGGAGCTGACCGCTGCCTTTGGCGACGTCTTCGTCGCCGTATCGCCCGAGACGTTGTCCCGCGAAAGCGGCGCGGAGGCGGAGCGGGAGAGCGCCGCCGCGCGCGAGGGACGGGCGATGCCGGAGATGGATCCCTTTGCGGAAGGTGCCGTCTCCTTTGGCACCGTCATTGACGAAGCGGAGCTTGAGGCGTACCTGCCCGAGGGTTTTCCCCGCGTCGCCGAGTGGCCTCAAGGCCTGCGCGAGGCTGTGCAGCGCCTGGCCTTTCTGTTCGGGCTGGATGCCTATGCCCTCTCGGTCCACTTGCAGGATCCGTTCGTGTGTGGCGACGACGGCGTGCCCGACGCCGAGCGGCTCAAGCAGGTGATCAAGCAGGCGTACCTCCACCGCAGCAAGGGCAAGTGGCCGCGCATTGCCGAGCGCGTGCAACCTCCCGCCCTGCGCACGGTGCAGGGGGAGCCGAAGAGCCGCGAGGAGGCCCACATCCGCACCCTGGAGACGCTGTCCCCGGTGCGGCTCATCGAGCGCCATCAGGGGGGCGCGCCCGTTTCGGAGGCCGACCTGCGCATCGTGGAGGCGCTGCTGGAGGACTACCGGCTTCCGCCGGGCGTGGTCAACGTCCTCATCGAGTACGTGATGATCACGAACGACTACAAACTGCCGCGCAACCTCGTGTTCAAAATTGCCGCCCACTGGAAGCGCAAGAAGGTGCAAACGGTCCCCGAAGCCCTCGCCGTGGCCCGCGAAGAGCACCAGCTGTACCAGCAGTGGCGCGGCGGGCGAGACGCGTCTGCGACCAAGGGGCAGGGCAAAGGCGAGCGCCGCGCGCGCCGGGCGTCGGGCGGGGAGGAAAAGCTGGCCTCCAGCATCGCGCACCAGCTTGAGCGCGAGCGGGAAGGCG
- the nrdR gene encoding transcriptional regulator NrdR — translation MRCPYCDHLGTRVLDSRPVNDGKSIRRRRECEACNRRFTTFEVVEETPLIVIKKDGTRESFSREKVLRGMIRACEKRPVPLETLERIVDEIERQLRASAQSEVPSKTIGEMVMEKLYEVDEVSYVRFASVYRQFKDINVFMKELRELLARTKQREG, via the coding sequence ATGCGTTGTCCGTATTGCGATCACCTCGGCACGCGGGTGCTCGACTCGCGTCCCGTCAACGACGGCAAATCGATTCGCCGGCGCCGCGAGTGCGAGGCGTGCAACCGGCGCTTTACCACCTTCGAGGTGGTGGAGGAGACGCCGCTCATCGTCATCAAGAAGGACGGGACGCGCGAGTCCTTCAGCCGGGAAAAGGTGCTGCGCGGGATGATCCGCGCCTGCGAAAAGCGCCCCGTCCCGCTGGAGACCCTCGAGCGGATCGTCGACGAGATCGAACGCCAGCTCCGGGCCAGCGCCCAATCGGAAGTGCCGAGCAAGACGATCGGCGAGATGGTGATGGAAAAGCTGTACGAGGTGGATGAGGTCTCCTACGTCCGCTTCGCCTCCGTCTACCGGCAGTTCAAGGACATCAACGTGTTCATGAAGGAATTGCGCGAACTCCTCGCCCGAACGAAACAGCGGGAAGGATAG
- the polA gene encoding DNA polymerase I: protein MEKLVLIDGNSIANRAFYALPPLTLASGQHTHAVYGFTTMLLKVLEEERPTHLLVAFDAGKVTFRHARFEAYKGKRHKTPNELSEQFPLIKDVLDAFGIRYHEQEGFEADDIIGTVSAWAEARGLATRIVTGDKDLLQLVSPYVTVALTRKGISETERYDEAAIRQKYGLTPAQLVDLKGLMGDASDNIPGVPGVGEKTALKLLAQFGSVEEVVRRVDEISGPKLREAIAAHREQALVSKELAVIRRDVPLPFELEDLRYDGFALEPVREVFRRLEFKSLLDRLPHVPGARAPGETSTGAEEGDAAPTPLDVAVAGTAEDAALERLLAAPAAVVVELDGDNYHEAALLGIGVYSDAGALFVPAARVEEWEALRAFLADPTREKWVYDGKRGEVALRWRGLSLEGIAFDVLIASYLLNPTESRHALSDLAPRAGLSLAPDEEVYGKGAKRRALAAGELAAHVCRKAQAIYRLKPLLEREVEEAEMNGLFYDLELPLSRILAAMEHAGFRVDTARLKEMGEEFERRLEELTAEIYRLAGTPFNINSPKQLGEILFDKLGLPPLKKTKTGYSTSADVLEKLQDAHEIVPKILYYRTLGKLKSTYVDGLLKEVNPRTGKIHTIFNQALTATGRLSSAEPNLQNIPIRLEEGRRIRQAFVPSEPGWKLLAADYSQIELRVLAHLSQDEALVDAFHRDMDIHTRTAMDVFGVPEDAVTPLMRRQAKAVNFGIIYGISDYGLSQNLGIPRKEAAAFIERYFDVFRGVKRYMEDVVEEARRKGYVTTLLGRRRFLPDIHSPNYNLRSFAERTARNTPIQGTAADIIKLAMVNLARRLKEEGLRSRLILQVHDELVFEVPEDELAVMRELVPAVMERAVRLSVPLKVDVHVGDTWYDAK, encoded by the coding sequence ATGGAGAAGCTGGTCCTCATCGACGGCAACAGCATTGCGAACCGCGCGTTTTACGCGTTGCCGCCGCTCACCCTGGCCAGCGGGCAGCACACCCACGCGGTGTACGGGTTTACAACCATGCTCTTGAAGGTGCTGGAAGAGGAGCGGCCCACGCACCTCTTGGTCGCCTTCGACGCCGGCAAGGTGACCTTTCGCCACGCCCGGTTTGAGGCCTACAAGGGCAAGCGGCACAAGACGCCGAACGAGCTTTCGGAGCAGTTTCCGCTCATCAAGGACGTGCTCGATGCGTTCGGCATCCGCTACCACGAACAGGAAGGTTTCGAGGCCGACGACATCATCGGCACGGTGAGCGCGTGGGCCGAAGCGCGCGGCCTGGCCACGCGCATCGTCACCGGCGACAAGGACCTGCTCCAGCTGGTGTCGCCCTACGTGACGGTCGCCCTCACGCGGAAGGGCATCAGCGAAACGGAGCGGTACGACGAGGCGGCCATCCGCCAGAAGTATGGCCTGACCCCGGCGCAGCTCGTCGACCTGAAGGGGCTGATGGGCGACGCGTCGGACAACATCCCCGGCGTGCCGGGGGTGGGGGAAAAGACGGCCCTCAAGCTGCTCGCCCAGTTTGGCTCGGTGGAAGAAGTGGTCCGGCGGGTGGACGAGATTTCCGGGCCCAAGCTGCGCGAGGCGATTGCCGCCCATCGCGAGCAGGCCCTCGTGAGCAAGGAGCTGGCGGTCATCCGGCGCGACGTGCCCCTCCCCTTTGAGCTGGAGGACCTGCGCTACGACGGGTTTGCGCTGGAGCCGGTGCGCGAGGTGTTTCGCCGGCTGGAATTCAAATCCCTCCTTGACCGGCTTCCCCATGTGCCGGGGGCGCGCGCCCCGGGCGAAACGTCCACCGGGGCGGAGGAAGGGGACGCGGCGCCGACCCCCCTCGACGTGGCCGTCGCGGGCACGGCGGAGGACGCCGCACTGGAGCGCCTCTTGGCGGCGCCGGCGGCGGTGGTGGTCGAACTCGACGGCGACAACTACCACGAGGCGGCGCTCTTGGGCATCGGCGTCTACAGCGACGCGGGAGCCCTCTTCGTGCCGGCCGCCCGTGTGGAAGAGTGGGAGGCGCTTCGGGCCTTCCTCGCCGACCCGACGCGGGAAAAATGGGTGTACGACGGCAAGCGCGGCGAGGTGGCCCTGCGCTGGCGGGGCCTTTCGCTGGAGGGCATCGCCTTTGACGTCCTGATCGCTTCGTATTTGCTGAACCCCACGGAGAGCCGCCATGCCCTTTCCGATCTGGCCCCAAGGGCCGGCCTGTCCCTTGCGCCCGATGAGGAGGTGTACGGCAAGGGGGCCAAACGCCGCGCCCTTGCCGCAGGCGAGCTGGCCGCCCACGTGTGCCGCAAAGCCCAGGCCATCTACCGGCTCAAGCCCCTTCTGGAGCGCGAGGTGGAAGAGGCGGAGATGAACGGCCTCTTCTACGACCTCGAGCTGCCCCTTTCGCGCATCCTGGCGGCGATGGAGCACGCCGGCTTCCGCGTCGACACCGCGCGGCTCAAGGAGATGGGGGAAGAATTTGAGCGCCGCCTGGAGGAGCTGACGGCGGAGATTTACCGCCTGGCGGGCACGCCCTTCAACATCAACTCGCCCAAGCAGCTGGGGGAGATCCTCTTCGACAAGCTGGGCCTGCCGCCGCTGAAAAAGACGAAGACGGGCTACTCCACGAGCGCCGACGTGCTCGAGAAGCTGCAGGATGCCCATGAGATCGTGCCGAAGATTTTGTACTACCGCACCTTGGGCAAGCTGAAATCGACGTACGTGGACGGCTTGCTCAAAGAAGTGAACCCCCGAACGGGGAAGATCCACACCATCTTCAACCAGGCCCTTACCGCCACCGGGCGGCTCAGCAGCGCCGAGCCCAATCTCCAGAACATTCCCATTCGCCTCGAGGAGGGGCGGCGCATTCGCCAGGCCTTCGTTCCCTCGGAACCGGGCTGGAAGCTGCTCGCCGCCGACTATTCGCAGATCGAGCTGCGCGTCCTCGCCCACCTGTCGCAGGATGAAGCCCTGGTCGACGCCTTCCACCGCGACATGGACATCCATACGCGCACGGCGATGGACGTCTTTGGCGTGCCGGAGGACGCCGTCACCCCGCTCATGCGCCGGCAGGCCAAGGCGGTCAACTTCGGCATCATCTACGGCATCAGCGACTACGGGCTGTCGCAGAACCTCGGCATTCCGCGCAAAGAGGCGGCGGCGTTCATTGAACGCTACTTTGACGTGTTCCGCGGCGTCAAGCGGTACATGGAGGACGTGGTCGAGGAGGCGCGCCGAAAGGGCTATGTGACGACGCTGCTCGGCAGGCGCCGCTTTTTGCCCGACATCCACAGCCCCAACTACAACCTGCGCAGCTTTGCCGAGCGGACGGCGCGCAACACGCCGATCCAGGGCACGGCGGCGGACATCATCAAGCTGGCCATGGTCAACCTGGCGCGCCGCCTGAAGGAGGAGGGGCTGCGCAGCCGGCTGATCCTGCAGGTGCACGACGAGCTGGTGTTCGAGGTGCCGGAAGACGAGCTGGCCGTGATGCGCGAACTGGTGCCGGCGGTGATGGAGCGCGCCGTGCGGCTTTCGGTTCCGCTCAAGGTGGACGTGCACGTCGGCGACACGTGGTACGACGCGAAATAG
- the speD gene encoding adenosylmethionine decarboxylase has protein sequence MDTMGRHVIAELWGCDFDKLNDLKFIEKVMVEAALEAGAEIREVAFHKFAPQGVSGVVIISESHLTIHSFPEHGYASIDVYTCGHRIDPQVAANYIIEKLGATTVEAVQVPRGMGPVRVEHVQPFKPKMKVKAV, from the coding sequence ATGGACACGATGGGTCGTCACGTCATCGCTGAACTTTGGGGATGCGACTTCGACAAGCTGAACGACCTGAAGTTCATCGAAAAGGTCATGGTCGAAGCCGCGCTGGAAGCCGGGGCGGAGATTCGAGAGGTCGCCTTCCACAAATTTGCGCCACAAGGCGTCAGCGGCGTGGTCATCATCTCCGAATCGCACCTGACGATCCACAGCTTCCCGGAACACGGCTACGCCAGCATCGACGTCTACACGTGCGGGCATCGCATTGATCCCCAAGTTGCAGCGAATTACATTATAGAGAAACTGGGTGCGACCACCGTCGAAGCGGTCCAGGTACCACGCGGGATGGGTCCGGTGAGGGTGGAACACGTCCAGCCCTTCAAGCCGAAAATGAAAGTGAAAGCCGTCTGA
- the speE gene encoding polyamine aminopropyltransferase, translated as MKATQLWFTEDQTPGYKVQWRLREVLHTEQTPFQELAIVDTYDFGKALLLDGIIQVTEKDHFIYNEMITHIPLSAHPNPRRVLIIGGGDGGALRECLKYETVERVDMVEIDEQVVANCEKYLPEIASEFRNPRARLIFEDGLKYIKTVQGEYDVVIVDSSDPVGPAVQLFERPFYEDVARALKDDGLMVCQSESPFFNIDVLRKVVTALRDLFPVVRPYLAVIPTYPSGLWSFTLASKKVDPLAVPRERLKARDTQYYNPDMFYGAFVLPEMVKRAIE; from the coding sequence GTGAAGGCGACGCAGCTGTGGTTCACCGAGGATCAGACGCCCGGTTACAAGGTGCAGTGGCGCCTGCGCGAGGTGCTCCATACGGAACAGACGCCCTTTCAGGAGCTGGCCATCGTGGACACCTACGATTTCGGCAAGGCGCTGCTTCTCGACGGCATCATCCAAGTCACCGAAAAGGATCACTTCATATATAATGAGATGATCACGCACATCCCCCTGTCGGCCCATCCCAACCCGCGGCGCGTGCTGATCATCGGCGGCGGCGACGGCGGGGCCCTGCGGGAGTGCTTGAAATACGAGACCGTCGAACGGGTGGACATGGTGGAAATCGACGAGCAGGTGGTGGCGAACTGCGAAAAATACCTCCCCGAAATCGCCAGCGAGTTTCGCAACCCCCGCGCCCGGTTGATCTTTGAGGATGGCCTGAAATACATCAAGACGGTGCAGGGCGAATACGACGTGGTCATCGTTGACTCCAGCGATCCCGTAGGTCCGGCGGTGCAGCTGTTCGAGCGCCCGTTCTATGAAGACGTGGCGCGCGCTCTCAAGGACGACGGCCTGATGGTCTGCCAGAGCGAGTCGCCGTTCTTCAACATCGATGTGCTGCGCAAAGTGGTGACCGCGCTTCGCGACTTGTTCCCCGTCGTTCGCCCGTACCTGGCGGTCATTCCCACGTACCCCAGCGGCCTGTGGAGCTTCACGCTGGCCTCGAAGAAGGTGGACCCGCTCGCCGTACCGCGGGAGCGGCTCAAAGCGCGCGACACCCAATACTACAATCCGGACATGTTCTATGGTGCCTTTGTCCTTCCCGAAATGGTGAAGCGCGCCATAGAATAA
- a CDS encoding glyceraldehyde-3-phosphate dehydrogenase, which translates to MTVKIGINGFGRIGRMVFRKAIGDPEIEVVAVNATYPAATLAHLVKYDTVHGRLEATVEAAEDALIVNGKVTKLLADRDPERLPWGELGVDIVIEATGKFRDREGASKHLKAGAKKVIITAPGKDEDVTLVMGVNEHAYDPEKHHIISGASCTTNCLAPVAKVLHEAFGIEYGLMTTVHAYTNDQNNLDNPHKDLRRARACAQSIIPTTTGAAKAVGKVLPELAGRLNGIALRVPTPNVSIVDLVADLKTDVTVEEVNRVLREASEGPMQPYLLYTEEPLVSSDFVGTEQSAIVDGLSTMVMGTRKVKVLAWYDNEWGYSCRMLDLAKYVAKRQMASVCAG; encoded by the coding sequence ATGACGGTAAAGATCGGGATCAACGGGTTTGGACGGATTGGCCGCATGGTGTTTCGCAAGGCGATTGGCGACCCGGAAATCGAAGTGGTGGCGGTGAACGCGACGTATCCCGCGGCGACGCTGGCCCACCTCGTCAAGTACGACACGGTCCACGGCCGGCTGGAGGCTACCGTCGAGGCGGCGGAGGATGCGCTGATCGTCAACGGCAAGGTGACGAAGCTCCTCGCCGATCGCGATCCGGAACGCCTGCCGTGGGGCGAGCTGGGGGTCGACATCGTCATCGAAGCCACGGGGAAATTCCGCGACCGGGAAGGGGCGTCCAAGCACCTGAAGGCGGGGGCCAAGAAGGTGATCATCACCGCGCCGGGCAAGGACGAGGACGTCACCCTTGTGATGGGGGTCAACGAGCACGCCTACGATCCCGAGAAACACCACATCATCTCCGGCGCCTCGTGCACGACAAACTGTTTGGCGCCGGTGGCCAAGGTGCTCCATGAAGCCTTCGGCATCGAATACGGCCTCATGACCACCGTGCACGCCTACACGAACGACCAGAACAACCTCGACAATCCGCACAAAGACCTGCGCCGTGCCCGTGCGTGCGCGCAGTCGATCATTCCCACCACCACCGGCGCGGCGAAGGCGGTGGGCAAGGTGCTGCCGGAGCTGGCCGGCCGGCTGAACGGCATCGCCCTGCGCGTGCCCACGCCGAACGTCTCCATCGTCGACCTGGTGGCCGACCTGAAAACCGACGTCACGGTGGAGGAGGTCAACCGCGTGCTCCGTGAGGCGAGCGAAGGGCCCATGCAGCCCTACCTGCTGTACACGGAGGAGCCTCTCGTGTCGAGCGACTTCGTCGGCACGGAGCAGTCGGCCATCGTGGACGGGCTGTCGACGATGGTCATGGGCACGCGAAAGGTGAAGGTGCTGGCGTGGTACGACAACGAATGGGGGTACTCCTGCCGGATGCTCGACCTGGCCAAATACGTGGCCAAGCGGCAGATGGCCAGCGTTTGCGCGGGCTAA
- a CDS encoding lytic transglycosylase domain-containing protein, with protein sequence MTFSRREWAILFLLAALFALFNASLLWEWLYPIRYEGEIARAAERYEVDPYLLLAIIRIESKFNPYTVSEKGAVGLMQLMPETAAWVAQKAGLPQELAMRLDDPAVNVTLGAWYVRYLLDRFAGNTALAVAAYNAGPTAVDRWLARRVWDGRRETVSAIPYGETRHFVQRVLYYHDRYRAVYEDRFAHLSGTVQQR encoded by the coding sequence ATGACGTTTTCGCGGCGGGAGTGGGCGATCCTCTTCCTGCTGGCCGCGCTCTTTGCGCTGTTCAACGCCTCGCTGCTGTGGGAATGGCTCTACCCGATTCGGTACGAGGGGGAGATCGCCCGCGCGGCGGAGCGGTACGAGGTGGATCCCTACCTGCTCTTGGCCATCATCCGTATCGAAAGCAAGTTCAACCCCTATACCGTCTCCGAAAAGGGGGCCGTGGGCCTGATGCAGCTCATGCCGGAGACGGCGGCGTGGGTGGCGCAAAAGGCCGGCTTGCCGCAGGAGCTGGCCATGCGCCTCGACGACCCTGCCGTCAACGTGACGCTGGGGGCCTGGTACGTCCGCTACCTGCTCGACCGCTTTGCGGGAAACACCGCGCTGGCCGTGGCGGCCTACAACGCCGGGCCCACCGCCGTCGACCGCTGGCTGGCCCGCCGGGTGTGGGACGGGCGGCGGGAGACGGTGTCGGCCATCCCGTACGGCGAAACCCGCCATTTTGTCCAGCGCGTGCTGTACTACCACGACCGCTACCGGGCGGTGTACGAAGACCGCTTTGCCCATCTCTCGGGGACGGTACAGCAACGGTGA